The sequence AACATGCTTTAACTCCGCATTGCAAGTACTATTCGAATTAAAATTTGTCATTTAGAACTATTTGATGGCTGGCGAGGGACCTCGGCGAGAGTTCAGGAGAGTTATGATCGTCGTGTTgaaatactaaaattttatttaaatttcgaAATGTTTCGAATTTTGAACTTGccttttgataaaaaaaaaactccttTTTCGgaatatttaaataagtaaatCTAGTCGAACTTGAATATAGAAAAAGTTATTAATCTTCATTTCACTAGTAACACGTTTTTTagaaatatgttattttaacaaataaaagtcattttttaatatctataaagaaaaaaaaaatcatgtttgacGAGAGCTATTTGGTCTCGGTTCTTCTCTTTCGTCGTCCCACGTCAAAAAAAATTCTGATAAGACTGTAAACAAGCATCTTGATTCAAGATCCCGTTGAAGTCAGTCACCATTGCCCCCCTCACCCCGACTATAATTTAACTTTGTCCCAAGTTACTGGTGCATATATTCACCATCATCAAACGTCAATACCCCTACccaacccccccccccccccacccaCACCCCCCAACACCAATGACCAAGACAACTGGCAAGTTTGATTCTTCTCGAAATAGATATACAATATTAGGGCAAAAGAATAGAGCCAAGGACAAAATTAGTCTAGGATTTGAGTGCGATTCATTTGCTCTcatacttcttcttcttcttcttcttcttcttcttatatatacatacaaaacaagaacaaaaaaacAGCTCATATATCATCACTCTTCTCGCTTCACGATCTCTCCCTCACTCTCTTCaacaagaattcaatatatatcTAACCGATCATTATGAATATATCAACCTCTGAATGCAGCAGCGAATGCGAATCCGGATGGACCATGTACTTGGATCAAACATCCAATTCCACGGATCGGTTCACCAGGGATTTCTCCAAGAATTGGGAAGAAAACGCGGCAGATTCTTATGCGTACCAAGATCAAGAAGACGATGAAGATCTGTCCATGGTGTCGGATGCATCATCCGGCCCGCCTCCACACTTACAAGAATACGAGAACTACGCCGCCGAGGGCCGTGGCGGAGGAGGTGAGAAACAGTTCTTCCGTGGCTATGCATCTTCGGTTTCGGAAGATTCGAATAAGAAGAAAATCAAGCAGAAGAGCAAAGCAAAAGAGACAAGAGACTACCAAAGGCAGCAGAATTTTTGTCTTGCTGATACTGCTATCTCTCCAGTCTTTCATTTTCCCCAGGTAAGTTCAAGAAAATTAAAGTAAATGGGGAAAAAGTTGtccttttctatttttatttggaCCCTTCTGAGAttgccatttttttaaaaatattttcattgattAAGTATCTTTAAATTGAATTTCAGGACAATGTAGCTCCTTCTGGCTTTTCACAGGTCTTTTCTGCAGCAAATTTTGAGGTAACAGATTTTTTCTACCTTCTTATTATAACTGGACTGATCCAAGTATTCCATTGAAATTCTAGATaaattacatataatttttatttgcatATCATTAATGATGATAATTTCTAAATGTTCAGAACGAATCGATACCAAAGAAGCAAACAGGATTCCTCAAATCTTCCACAAATGGGAAATCCGGTGAGCAATTTTTTTGCCCCATTTTTGCTAGCTGTGAATGATCTAATTCAACATTTTCATTGGGAAAACGACTAAAATTTTACTTTTCAGGCAGTTTTCTTGGAAGAAAGAGGCAGTGATAAGAGAATAAAATTTCTGTCTGATTCTTCTGCAAATTGCTGAGCAAGAAATGCATGAGGTTCTGGAAGCAAAAGGAAAATGGCAGTTGATcaacttttgaaaaatcattgtTTGCAtcctttttttaatttatttctttaatcttTCCTACCTGTTATTTGTTCCTGTCCATGTAGAAGGGAACAAGCCTGAGATCAAAAATGTAAAAATGAagtttgaaaaatgaaaaaaaaaaaaaaaaatcaaattttcttttgaaGTTTCGTTTTCTGTATTAGCTGTCTCACACAAGAATTGGGATAGTTTGATCATTTGCCTTTATCGTTCCGGAAAAACTATTGTATTTATAAAAGAAAACTTCGTTGCTGTCAATGAAAATTAGCTCGAATTCGTATAAATCGAATAACAAATTGTGATTGGATTGATGCATTTGAGGAACTCAATTTGTGTTTAAAACTAATCACTCAAAGTTCAGGATTGTTGGACACATGATTCAATCCAAACTTacgtaaaaacaatatttattttaataatattttttgactTTATCTAATTATTTGCTCTCTCTTCAGATTAGCATCAATGatataaacgtcatgtttcattggtaagaacATAGGGATGTTCATTCATACATATCCCTATTCATTCATACAAATAAATGATAATTTGATGATGTACTGAACAACCATAtctcgaactttccaagtggttatcacttatcgagtgaaatagtcTGCAATTActgttgtacatcattagtctttTGTCCCGAGACAACGTGGAAGCTTTATGTACTAGTATCAACTTTGATCCGTTTTACCGACTCCGTTGAGGGACATCAATTGGCGAGATTAGGTATAATGTCGAAATACGTATGAGataatgcattgtagtcggagatttaTCAATCACTTGcgggtgaagatatcttatgtgatttgATGAGTTGATAGTGCAAAGAATATCTGGccagagtaagacatgtgcatttGAGAAAGAAGCTTTCTCAGTTGCACGCACCATGTCACTATTTTACTTAAAGATACAAcacatcattatcgaattcatttaaagctctcgatatacaaatgcttgtagattcgatcgagatatatgagttgaaatcACAGTATTGTACGCTAGTAATAACTTAAGGCTCTTAcatgcactatcagtgatacctagggaatcgtTGAGTCATGCTACTAGATGTTATATAATCTGATTGGTGCAATCACACTTCAGTTCTGACGTTCTAGATCAagatattgattaaaaaaatgagcctaattagggtaagcccgaatagaagca comes from Primulina huaijiensis isolate GDHJ02 chromosome 2, ASM1229523v2, whole genome shotgun sequence and encodes:
- the LOC140959053 gene encoding protein SOB FIVE-LIKE 5-like isoform X2 — protein: MNISTSECSSECESGWTMYLDQTSNSTDRFTRDFSKNWEENAADSYAYQDQEDDEDLSMVSDASSGPPPHLQEYENYAAEGRGGGGEKQFFRGYASSVSEDSNKKKIKQKSKAKETRDYQRQQNFCLADTAISPVFHFPQDNVAPSGFSQNESIPKKQTGFLKSSTNGKSGSFLGRKRQ
- the LOC140959053 gene encoding protein SOB FIVE-LIKE 5-like isoform X1; the encoded protein is MNISTSECSSECESGWTMYLDQTSNSTDRFTRDFSKNWEENAADSYAYQDQEDDEDLSMVSDASSGPPPHLQEYENYAAEGRGGGGEKQFFRGYASSVSEDSNKKKIKQKSKAKETRDYQRQQNFCLADTAISPVFHFPQDNVAPSGFSQVFSAANFENESIPKKQTGFLKSSTNGKSGSFLGRKRQ